In Nonomuraea muscovyensis, one genomic interval encodes:
- a CDS encoding MarP family serine protease — protein sequence MRGDLLDLILIGLVIAFGISGYRQGFIIGVMSFVGFVGGAVLGVFISPPISKAVVDGDTPQSLLAIVIVFLSATIGQFASSTIGAVVRSHVTWEPAKVADAVGGTFASALSVLVIAWLIGSLVVSTSFTPLVEQVKNSMLLTTVDEAVPQAARNWQTPFKKFIDRSEFPPVFDAIGAGTLVDVQPAPRSILQGAKLGRAQRAIVKVQGNAQSCNKHIEGTGFVYARERIMTNAHVVAGVTRELQVIDSRNRRHKATVVRYNPQRDIAVLYVPGLDLPQLTFQGDGEKGDNAIVAGFPKGQGFTAEPARISSRLDAEGPDIYRSTNVTRQVYAIRGKVLPGNSGGPLLTVDGRVYGVIFAAAISKEETGYVLTAAEVRPDADQGRTDTSPASTQGCD from the coding sequence GTGCGCGGTGATCTGCTCGACCTCATCCTGATCGGCCTCGTGATCGCCTTCGGCATCTCCGGCTACCGGCAGGGATTCATCATCGGGGTCATGAGCTTCGTGGGGTTCGTGGGCGGGGCCGTGCTCGGGGTGTTCATCTCGCCGCCCATCTCCAAGGCCGTGGTCGACGGAGACACCCCGCAGTCGCTGCTCGCCATCGTGATCGTCTTCCTGTCGGCCACGATCGGCCAGTTCGCCTCCTCGACGATCGGCGCCGTGGTGCGCAGCCACGTGACGTGGGAGCCGGCCAAGGTCGCCGACGCGGTCGGCGGCACGTTCGCCAGCGCCCTGTCGGTGCTGGTGATCGCCTGGCTGATCGGGTCGCTGGTGGTCTCGACGTCGTTCACGCCGCTGGTCGAGCAGGTGAAGAACTCCATGCTGCTGACCACGGTCGACGAGGCCGTCCCGCAGGCCGCGCGCAACTGGCAGACGCCGTTCAAGAAGTTCATCGACCGCTCGGAGTTCCCGCCCGTCTTCGACGCCATCGGCGCGGGCACGCTCGTCGACGTGCAGCCCGCGCCGCGCAGCATCCTGCAGGGCGCCAAACTGGGCCGCGCCCAGCGCGCCATCGTCAAGGTGCAGGGCAACGCCCAGAGCTGCAACAAGCACATCGAGGGCACCGGCTTCGTCTACGCCCGCGAGCGGATCATGACCAACGCCCACGTGGTGGCGGGCGTGACCCGCGAGCTGCAGGTCATCGACTCGCGCAACAGGCGGCACAAGGCCACGGTGGTCCGCTACAACCCGCAGCGCGACATCGCCGTCCTCTACGTGCCTGGGCTGGACCTGCCGCAGCTCACCTTCCAGGGCGACGGGGAGAAGGGCGACAACGCGATCGTCGCGGGCTTCCCCAAGGGGCAGGGGTTCACCGCCGAGCCGGCCCGCATCAGCAGCCGGCTCGACGCCGAGGGGCCCGACATCTACCGCAGCACCAACGTCACCCGCCAGGTCTACGCCATCCGCGGCAAGGTGCTGCCCGGCAACTCCGGCGGGCCGCTGCTCACCGTCGACGGGCGCGTCTACGGGGTGATCTTCGCTGCGGCGATCAGCAAGGAGGAGACCGGCTACGTGCTCACCGCGGCCGAGGTCAGGCCCGACGCCGACCAGGGCCGCACCGACACCTCGCCGGCCAGCACCCAGGGTTGCGACTAG
- a CDS encoding phage holin family protein — MPQTPEEESLGSLVAQATDQISTLVRSEIELAKAEFRFDAKRVGTAGGLFAAAAFMAHLCLILASFTIAYVLAQWLPDWAAFLIVTVFYLVVAAVLVFVGVRRLKGLAGMRRTTRSIKDLKEIASPEEPGAGLVGLHREPVGRDGA, encoded by the coding sequence ATGCCGCAGACTCCCGAGGAAGAATCTCTGGGCTCACTGGTCGCGCAGGCGACCGATCAGATCTCGACCCTGGTCCGCTCGGAGATCGAGCTGGCCAAGGCCGAGTTCAGGTTCGACGCCAAGCGGGTGGGCACAGCCGGCGGGCTGTTCGCCGCCGCCGCGTTCATGGCGCACCTGTGTCTGATCCTCGCCTCGTTCACCATCGCCTACGTGCTGGCCCAGTGGCTGCCCGACTGGGCCGCCTTCCTCATCGTGACCGTCTTCTACCTGGTGGTCGCCGCGGTGCTCGTCTTCGTCGGCGTCCGCAGGCTCAAGGGGCTGGCCGGCATGAGGCGCACCACCCGGTCGATCAAGGATCTCAAGGAGATCGCCTCACCGGAGGAGCCCGGCGCGGGCCTGGTGGGGCTGCATCGTGAGCCGGTGGGCCGTGATGGCGCCTGA
- a CDS encoding HEAT repeat domain-containing protein has protein sequence MPPAEGSVRRLVEAALADTDPDGPVRWQVISMLRERGDLETFIEARRLCAADDVDERLLGVDIMGMLGSFVDRTLPVLRYLAADEQDAMVLYSVLIAFGHLGDPRALPSVIDLAAHEDARVRYGAAYALQHVLGAPPDRAGLEALRRLSADGDTDVADWAALGLTLTTGGDPESG, from the coding sequence ATGCCGCCAGCCGAAGGATCAGTGCGCCGCCTCGTCGAGGCCGCCCTGGCCGACACCGATCCCGACGGGCCGGTGCGGTGGCAGGTGATCTCGATGCTGCGCGAGCGCGGCGATCTGGAGACCTTCATCGAGGCCAGGCGGCTCTGCGCGGCCGACGACGTCGATGAGCGCCTGCTGGGCGTCGACATCATGGGCATGCTGGGCTCGTTCGTGGACCGCACGCTCCCCGTCCTGCGCTACCTGGCGGCCGATGAGCAGGACGCGATGGTGCTCTACTCGGTGCTCATCGCCTTCGGCCACCTCGGCGACCCGCGCGCGCTGCCGTCGGTGATCGACCTGGCCGCCCACGAGGACGCCCGGGTGAGGTACGGAGCTGCGTACGCGCTGCAGCATGTGCTCGGCGCCCCGCCCGACCGGGCGGGGCTGGAGGCGCTGCGCAGGCTGTCGGCCGACGGCGACACCGACGTGGCCGACTGGGCCGCGCTCGGCCTCACCCTGACCACGGGCGGCGACCCGGAGTCCGGCTAG
- a CDS encoding alpha/beta fold hydrolase, whose protein sequence is MAPDESVVQIEGPWRHRQVHAGGTRFHVVEAGDGPLVLLLHGFPQFWWTWRHQLESLPAAGYRAVAVDLRGYGGSDKPPRGYDLPTLAADATGLIRALGETGAIVVGHDWGGLLAWTMAVLDAKCVHRLVTVSAPHPVRLRTALRTDLFGQLKASSHRLGFQLPWLPEHRLTRKGGALVGRLLDQWSGPSWPDAETARVYQEAFRIPTVAHCALEYHRWLGRSQLRPDGARYARVMRSEIEAPTLQLHGALDTCILPRTAQGSSRYVAAPYRWKLLEGAGHFPHEEQPATFDAELIGWLSDPEPDR, encoded by the coding sequence ATGGCGCCTGACGAGTCGGTCGTCCAGATCGAGGGCCCGTGGCGGCACCGCCAGGTGCACGCGGGCGGCACCCGCTTCCACGTCGTCGAGGCCGGTGACGGCCCGCTGGTGCTGCTGTTGCACGGGTTCCCGCAGTTCTGGTGGACCTGGCGGCACCAGCTCGAGTCGCTGCCCGCGGCCGGCTACCGGGCGGTGGCGGTCGACCTGCGCGGTTACGGTGGCAGCGACAAGCCGCCGCGCGGCTACGACCTGCCCACGTTGGCGGCCGACGCCACCGGGCTGATCCGCGCGCTGGGCGAGACCGGGGCGATCGTGGTGGGCCACGACTGGGGCGGCCTGCTGGCCTGGACGATGGCGGTGCTCGACGCCAAGTGCGTCCACCGCCTGGTCACGGTCTCGGCCCCCCATCCCGTACGGCTGCGCACCGCCCTGCGCACCGACCTGTTCGGCCAGCTCAAGGCCAGCAGCCACCGGCTGGGATTCCAGCTTCCGTGGCTGCCGGAGCACCGGCTGACCCGCAAGGGCGGTGCCTTGGTCGGCAGGCTGCTCGACCAGTGGTCCGGACCGAGTTGGCCCGACGCCGAGACCGCCAGGGTCTACCAGGAGGCGTTCCGCATCCCCACGGTCGCCCACTGCGCGCTGGAGTATCACCGCTGGCTGGGCCGCTCCCAGCTGCGGCCCGACGGGGCGCGCTACGCCAGGGTGATGCGCAGCGAGATCGAGGCGCCGACCCTGCAGCTCCACGGCGCGCTCGACACCTGCATCCTGCCGCGCACCGCCCAGGGGTCGAGCCGCTACGTGGCCGCCCCCTACCGGTGGAAGCTCCTCGAAGGCGCCGGCCACTTCCCCCACGAGGAGCAGCCCGCCACGTTCGACGCCGAGCTGATCGGCTGGCTGAGCGACCCCGAACCCGACCGATGA
- a CDS encoding RidA family protein: MTPEQKLADLGLTLPEVVPPLAAYVPAVRTGDLVYTSGQVPMVDGKLARTGKLGAELTVDEGKELARICALNALAALKSEVGDLGRIVRVVKAVVFVASAPDFTGHPQVANGASELLGEVFGEAGKHARSAVGVAALPLDAPVEVELIAEVS; the protein is encoded by the coding sequence GTGACGCCCGAGCAGAAGCTCGCCGACCTCGGTCTGACGCTGCCCGAGGTGGTGCCGCCGCTGGCCGCCTACGTGCCGGCCGTCCGTACCGGCGACCTCGTCTACACCTCCGGCCAGGTCCCCATGGTGGACGGCAAGCTGGCGCGCACCGGCAAGCTGGGCGCCGAGCTGACCGTCGACGAAGGCAAGGAGCTGGCCCGCATCTGCGCGCTGAACGCGCTGGCGGCGCTGAAGTCGGAGGTCGGTGACCTGGGGAGGATCGTCCGGGTCGTCAAGGCGGTCGTGTTCGTGGCCAGCGCTCCCGACTTCACCGGGCACCCGCAGGTGGCCAACGGCGCCAGCGAGCTGCTCGGCGAGGTGTTCGGCGAGGCGGGCAAGCACGCGCGCAGCGCGGTCGGCGTGGCCGCCCTGCCGCTGGACGCCCCCGTCGAGGTGGAGCTCATCGCCGAGGTGTCCTGA
- a CDS encoding Crp/Fnr family transcriptional regulator — protein sequence MNTDDVLGKAPLFAALDRESAAALRTSITEVQLSKGQTLFHENETGDRLYVVLEGKIKLSRQSPDGRENLLSVLGPSEMFGELSLFDPRPRTATATALTDVRLAGLGHDDLRPWLTGRPEVALHLLRALAQRLRRTNDVLADLVFTDVPGRVAKQLLDLAERFGTKTDDGTRVHHDLTQEELAQLVGASRETVNKALADFAQRGWLRIEAKAVVILDMDRLYNRSR from the coding sequence GTGAACACCGACGATGTCCTGGGCAAGGCCCCCCTGTTCGCCGCGCTCGACCGTGAGAGCGCCGCGGCGCTGCGCACGAGCATCACGGAGGTCCAACTGTCCAAGGGACAGACGCTCTTCCACGAGAACGAGACGGGCGACCGGCTCTACGTCGTGCTGGAAGGCAAGATCAAGCTCTCGCGCCAGTCACCCGACGGTCGCGAGAACCTGCTCAGTGTCCTCGGCCCGAGTGAGATGTTCGGCGAGCTGTCGCTCTTCGACCCACGGCCGCGCACGGCCACCGCGACCGCGCTGACCGACGTCCGCCTGGCCGGGCTGGGCCACGACGACCTGCGCCCCTGGCTGACCGGCCGCCCCGAGGTGGCGCTCCACCTGCTGCGCGCGCTCGCCCAGCGGCTGCGGCGCACCAACGACGTGCTGGCCGACCTGGTCTTCACCGACGTTCCCGGACGGGTGGCCAAGCAGCTGCTCGACCTGGCCGAGCGGTTCGGCACCAAGACCGACGACGGCACGCGCGTCCACCACGACCTCACCCAGGAGGAGCTGGCACAACTCGTCGGCGCCTCCCGTGAGACGGTCAACAAGGCCCTGGCCGACTTCGCCCAGCGCGGCTGGCTGCGCATCGAGGCCAAGGCCGTGGTGATCCTCGACATGGACCGGCTCTACAACCGCTCCAGGTAG
- a CDS encoding ArsA-related P-loop ATPase, with protein sequence MESRDTDWDGVRLHVVTGKGGTGKTTVAAALALALASGGRKVLLVEVEGRQGIAQIFDLPPLPYEERKIAVAPSGGDVYALAVDPEEAMLEYMEMFYGMRRAGRALTKMGIVDFATTVAPGFRDVLVTGKTTEAVRRRGKNGRRVYDAVVLDAPPTGRITRFLNVTQEVAGLAKVGPIKHHSDLVSGVVKSPETAVHFVTLLEEMPVQETLDGIEELRAAGLPPGGVFINMVRESQLPQAALDSAVRGGFDVAELTLGLKAAGLADGTDAATVAEALAEEVVEHARRTEIEHGERESLEQASLPRYELPLLADGVDLAGLYELAESIRTQGAS encoded by the coding sequence GTGGAGTCTCGGGACACCGATTGGGATGGCGTGCGGCTGCACGTCGTCACCGGCAAGGGCGGCACCGGCAAGACCACGGTGGCCGCCGCCCTCGCGCTGGCGCTGGCCTCGGGCGGGCGCAAGGTGCTGCTGGTGGAGGTCGAGGGCAGGCAGGGCATCGCCCAGATCTTCGACCTGCCGCCGCTGCCGTACGAGGAGCGCAAGATCGCCGTGGCGCCGTCGGGCGGCGACGTCTACGCGCTGGCCGTCGATCCCGAGGAGGCCATGCTCGAGTACATGGAGATGTTCTACGGGATGCGCCGCGCCGGCCGGGCGCTGACCAAGATGGGCATCGTCGACTTCGCGACCACCGTCGCGCCCGGCTTCCGCGACGTGCTCGTCACGGGCAAGACGACGGAGGCCGTGCGCCGGCGCGGCAAGAACGGCAGGCGGGTCTACGACGCCGTCGTGCTCGACGCCCCGCCGACCGGCCGCATCACCCGTTTTCTCAACGTCACCCAGGAGGTGGCGGGCCTGGCCAAGGTCGGGCCGATCAAGCATCACTCCGACCTGGTGAGCGGCGTGGTGAAGTCACCCGAGACGGCGGTGCACTTCGTCACGCTCCTGGAGGAGATGCCGGTTCAGGAAACGCTCGACGGCATCGAGGAGTTGCGCGCGGCGGGCCTGCCGCCCGGCGGCGTCTTCATCAACATGGTGCGCGAATCCCAGCTCCCGCAGGCCGCTCTTGACTCGGCTGTCAGGGGCGGGTTCGACGTCGCCGAACTGACTCTCGGACTCAAGGCGGCCGGGCTGGCCGACGGGACCGACGCCGCCACGGTCGCCGAGGCGCTGGCCGAGGAGGTCGTCGAGCACGCCCGCCGGACCGAGATCGAGCACGGCGAGCGCGAGTCGCTGGAGCAGGCGTCGCTGCCCCGCTACGAGCTGCCGCTCCTCGCCGACGGCGTCGACCTGGCCGGCCTGTACGAGCTGGCCGAGAGCATCCGCACCCAGGGAGCATCGTGA
- a CDS encoding NUDIX hydrolase, with protein MIVVPDWLDRLAAQAALISVPPALRPPAGRGREAAVLMLFGEGPLGPDVLLIQRSSRGRRHAGQPAFPGGGVDPGDGGPVGAALREAAEETGLDPGGVTVLCALPELYLSHSDNRVTPVVGWWHDPCAVHAASPDEVDSVERVPVSELVDPVNRFTLRLPRGFAGPAFRVRGMLVWGFTAMLLDQVLSEGGLDRPWDPGRVEEMPPDVLDLTARG; from the coding sequence GTGATCGTGGTGCCCGACTGGCTCGACAGACTCGCGGCGCAGGCCGCACTCATCTCCGTCCCCCCGGCGCTGCGCCCGCCCGCCGGCCGCGGCCGGGAGGCCGCGGTGCTGATGCTCTTCGGGGAGGGGCCGCTCGGGCCTGACGTGCTGCTCATCCAGCGCAGCTCGCGCGGACGCCGGCATGCCGGGCAGCCCGCGTTCCCCGGCGGCGGCGTCGATCCCGGCGACGGCGGTCCGGTCGGGGCGGCGCTGCGCGAGGCGGCCGAGGAGACCGGCCTCGACCCCGGCGGGGTGACCGTGCTGTGCGCGCTGCCCGAGCTGTACCTCTCCCACAGCGACAACCGGGTGACCCCCGTCGTCGGCTGGTGGCACGACCCCTGCGCCGTGCACGCGGCCTCGCCCGACGAGGTCGACTCCGTCGAGCGCGTGCCGGTCTCCGAGCTGGTCGATCCGGTCAACCGGTTCACGCTGCGCCTTCCCCGCGGCTTCGCCGGGCCCGCGTTCCGGGTCCGGGGGATGCTCGTGTGGGGGTTCACGGCGATGCTGCTCGACCAGGTGCTGAGCGAGGGCGGGCTGGACCGGCCGTGGGATCCGGGCCGGGTGGAGGAGATGCCGCCCGACGTCCTCGACCTGACGGCGCGCGGCTAG
- a CDS encoding MBL fold metallo-hydrolase → MSGLRIPAGGGPDGSRTAHAENVLAPNPSPMTLDGTNTWIIGTRDAVVVDPGPDDERHLRRLTDHLGGRRVTHILLTHGHHDHSGAARRFAELVGAPVRALDPRHRLGEEGLGDGDVVTVDGIEIHVHATPGHSFDSLCFWLPADRAMLTGDTVLGRGTTVIAPDGHLADYLRSLDRLRSLAESLDAVALLPGHGPVLADPIGALDGYLTHRRQRLDQIRAALRQGARTPREIVEIVYAEVDEKLWPAAEMSVRAQLDYLERL, encoded by the coding sequence GTGAGCGGCCTGCGCATCCCGGCCGGTGGCGGCCCCGACGGCTCGCGCACCGCCCACGCCGAGAACGTCCTGGCGCCCAACCCGTCACCGATGACCCTCGACGGCACCAACACCTGGATCATCGGCACCCGCGACGCCGTCGTCGTCGATCCGGGGCCGGACGACGAGCGCCACCTGCGCAGGCTCACCGACCACCTCGGCGGGCGGCGCGTCACCCACATCCTGCTCACCCACGGTCACCACGACCACAGCGGCGCCGCCCGGCGCTTCGCCGAGCTGGTCGGCGCGCCCGTGCGGGCGCTCGATCCCCGGCACCGGCTGGGCGAGGAGGGGCTGGGCGACGGCGACGTGGTGACCGTCGACGGCATCGAGATCCACGTGCACGCCACGCCGGGGCACTCGTTCGACTCGCTGTGCTTCTGGCTGCCCGCCGATCGCGCCATGCTGACCGGCGACACCGTGCTCGGCCGGGGCACGACCGTCATCGCGCCCGACGGACACCTCGCCGACTACCTGCGCAGCCTCGACCGGCTCCGGAGCCTGGCGGAGAGCCTGGACGCCGTGGCGCTGCTGCCCGGCCACGGGCCGGTGCTGGCCGACCCGATCGGCGCGCTCGACGGCTATCTCACCCACCGGCGCCAACGCCTCGACCAGATCAGGGCGGCCCTGCGGCAGGGCGCGCGCACCCCCAGGGAGATCGTGGAGATCGTGTACGCGGAGGTGGACGAGAAGCTCTGGCCCGCCGCCGAGATGTCGGTGCGGGCTCAGCTCGACTACCTGGAGCGGTTGTAG
- a CDS encoding YbaB/EbfC family nucleoid-associated protein: MARQHSSGDGRGSGSSGDGLVAATVGDDGLLEALRLDPRVLRLGSHGLAEQVVTAVRAAQRRHLSQAADATDATAEPDPEPLVQRLDEMELQAAQDFDRLVSALDETLRRLEGR; the protein is encoded by the coding sequence ATGGCTCGGCAGCACTCCTCCGGAGACGGGCGCGGGTCAGGCTCCTCGGGCGACGGGCTGGTGGCCGCGACGGTCGGCGACGACGGCCTGCTGGAGGCGCTGCGCCTCGACCCCCGCGTGCTGCGGCTCGGTTCCCACGGCCTCGCCGAGCAGGTCGTCACCGCCGTGCGGGCGGCCCAGCGACGCCACCTGAGCCAGGCCGCCGACGCGACGGACGCGACGGCCGAACCCGATCCGGAACCCCTGGTCCAGCGGCTGGACGAGATGGAGCTCCAGGCCGCCCAAGATTTCGACCGCCTGGTGTCGGCCCTCGACGAGACGCTGCGCCGGCTGGAAGGCAGGTAG
- a CDS encoding NUDIX hydrolase, whose amino-acid sequence MTGLPLPGELGEHARRVLAGRVRPVPARDAATVVILRAGPADGMQVYLLRRSATMAFAAGAYVFPGGSVDPRDADQAVAWAGPSPAEWGKDLGADEAVARGLVCAAVRETFEESGVLLAGPDTGSVVADTTGDDWEADRLALIDRSLAFADFLARRGLVLRSDLLKVWAHWITPEVETRRFDTRFFVAALPEGQRTRDVGGEADHVVWHRPAEALELARSGSIFLMPPTYRTLDELAGHDGVGAVLAARREIVTTMPTVVEVDGELRLVIP is encoded by the coding sequence GTGACTGGTCTTCCGCTCCCGGGCGAGCTCGGGGAGCACGCGAGACGGGTCCTCGCCGGCAGGGTCCGGCCGGTCCCCGCGCGCGACGCCGCCACGGTGGTGATCCTGCGCGCGGGGCCGGCCGACGGGATGCAGGTCTACCTGCTGAGACGCAGCGCCACCATGGCCTTCGCCGCGGGCGCGTACGTCTTTCCCGGCGGCTCGGTCGACCCGCGCGACGCCGACCAGGCCGTGGCCTGGGCAGGCCCGTCACCGGCTGAGTGGGGCAAGGACCTCGGCGCCGACGAGGCCGTCGCGCGCGGGCTGGTGTGCGCGGCCGTACGGGAGACGTTCGAGGAGAGCGGCGTGCTGCTCGCCGGGCCGGACACCGGTTCGGTGGTCGCCGACACCACCGGCGACGACTGGGAGGCCGACCGGCTCGCGCTCATCGACCGGAGCCTGGCCTTCGCCGACTTCCTGGCCAGGCGCGGGCTGGTGCTCCGGTCCGACCTGCTCAAGGTGTGGGCCCACTGGATCACTCCAGAGGTCGAGACGAGGCGCTTCGACACGAGGTTCTTCGTCGCCGCGCTGCCGGAGGGGCAACGCACCCGCGACGTCGGCGGCGAGGCCGACCACGTCGTCTGGCACCGCCCCGCCGAGGCGCTGGAGCTGGCCCGGAGCGGCTCGATCTTCCTCATGCCGCCCACGTACCGCACGCTGGACGAGCTGGCCGGCCACGACGGGGTCGGCGCGGTGCTGGCGGCCCGGCGCGAGATCGTCACCACGATGCCCACGGTCGTGGAGGTCGACGGCGAGTTGCGGCTGGTGATCCCGTGA
- the nth gene encoding endonuclease III: MPQESRLALVRRARRMNRILAETYPDAHCELDFGTPLELLIATILSAQCTDKRVNMVTPVLFAKYPTVEDYANADPREMEEIIRSTGFFRAKTNSIIGMARAVSERHRGEVPGKLKDLVALPGVGRKTANVVLGNAFGVPGLTVDTHFQRLVRRFGWTDETDPVKIEHFVGELIPKREWTVFSHRVIWHGRRICVARRPACGACPLATLCPSYGTGPTDPVEAAKLVRSGPFS, encoded by the coding sequence ATGCCTCAAGAGTCAAGGCTCGCCCTCGTCCGTCGCGCTCGCCGGATGAATCGCATCCTGGCGGAAACCTATCCCGACGCCCACTGCGAGCTCGACTTCGGTACCCCTCTCGAACTTCTCATCGCGACGATCCTCTCCGCCCAGTGCACGGACAAGCGGGTCAACATGGTGACCCCTGTCCTGTTTGCGAAGTATCCCACCGTGGAGGACTACGCCAACGCCGATCCGCGCGAGATGGAGGAGATCATCCGCTCGACCGGGTTCTTCCGCGCCAAGACCAACAGCATCATCGGCATGGCCCGCGCGGTGTCCGAGCGGCACCGCGGCGAGGTGCCGGGCAAGCTGAAGGACCTGGTCGCCCTGCCCGGCGTGGGCCGCAAGACCGCCAACGTCGTGCTCGGCAACGCCTTCGGCGTGCCGGGGCTCACCGTCGACACCCACTTCCAGCGCCTGGTGCGGCGCTTCGGCTGGACCGACGAGACCGACCCGGTCAAGATCGAGCACTTCGTGGGCGAGCTGATCCCCAAACGGGAGTGGACCGTCTTCTCCCACCGGGTCATCTGGCACGGCCGCCGCATCTGCGTCGCGCGCAGGCCCGCCTGCGGCGCCTGCCCGCTCGCCACTCTGTGCCCCTCCTACGGCACGGGCCCCACCGATCCCGTCGAGGCGGCCAAGCTGGTGCGATCGGGTCCTTTCTCGTGA
- a CDS encoding DUF309 domain-containing protein → MNASEPTRDRDPEGRPRNARPRDAYGRPLPYGSPGMPRVPDDYAPTTEQALADARRFLVEGLPFNAHEVFEGRWKCAPEDERELWQGLAQICVGLTHLQRGNGRGALTLFGRGAARVQAYGGPYDGVGRVASALGPDTDAGQAVELILKELPG, encoded by the coding sequence ATGAACGCCTCCGAGCCGACCAGAGACCGCGACCCCGAGGGCAGGCCGCGCAACGCCCGGCCCCGCGACGCCTACGGCAGGCCGTTGCCGTACGGCTCGCCCGGCATGCCCCGAGTCCCCGACGACTACGCCCCCACGACCGAGCAGGCGCTGGCCGACGCCCGCCGCTTCCTCGTGGAGGGCCTGCCGTTCAACGCCCACGAGGTGTTCGAGGGCCGCTGGAAGTGCGCGCCCGAGGACGAGCGTGAGCTGTGGCAGGGCCTCGCCCAGATCTGCGTCGGCCTCACCCACCTGCAGCGCGGCAACGGGCGCGGGGCGCTGACCCTCTTCGGTCGCGGCGCCGCCCGCGTGCAGGCGTACGGCGGGCCGTACGACGGCGTGGGCCGGGTGGCCTCGGCTCTCGGCCCCGACACCGACGCCGGCCAGGCCGTCGAGCTGATCCTGAAGGAACTTCCGGGCTGA